The genome window AATTTAGATGTTTATGTGCCATATTTAGACACCACATTGACTTTTCTAAAGTAcacaaaataatgaacaaacCTGTTGGACTAAGGAAGCAACTGGGCTCCACTCACTGTTTGACTCCTTGATTACTCCCATGTCAACtatagtttttatttaatctcCAACAACAAACACTTGTGTTTGACTAAATGATAGGGTGGCTGCATACAACCACACCATGAGGAgtctaaatgtgtttttttatgtcATGCATGTGACTAGGAAGAAGTAAAAACACTGAGATGGTAAGAGATGATCACCAATGAGCATCCTGCAACCTAGGGGCAAAGATATGTTACACTAGGACTGTGAGGGCTTCTTGTACCCAGTAGGCAAAAGCTTTGCTTGGTGACTGGTCTacctctttacaactgtggccCCCAAAGAACACAAAGACTTGAGAGGCCATACAGCACAGGCCAGAGTGGTGGTCATTTCCCCAAAGGGCCTGAGCCATGCACAGCATGTGTAGCCTTTTCATAGGGCAGATGACATAAGATAACCAGCTGACTGGACTCCACAGGCACCTACAGAATATAACCTGATATAGGGTGCAACAATAGCTTTAACCCTGAGTGAGTGCAGAGTTAGCTTTGGAGTCCAAAACATAGCCTTTAGAGTCAGAGGCGAGAGACAGGGGAATTCTCATCTCATGCTCTGCTTTCTGCAAGCCCTGTGATCAAAGCCAATGTGTTGCTCTTGCTGATGCAGGGCCCAAGCCATGGGGAGTAGGTTTGTCTGTGTGAGCGGAGCTTCTTAAGAGAAAAAACTATCAACAAACAACGCAAAGAGGCACTTACCTGTTTTTTTGTAGTTGAATGTAGGTACTCTAACCTTTCCTACACGTTCTTTTCCTGCGGCTTGAGTAGCCATCTGCCGATGTGGTACCTCAGGTGCAATGTTTGTTTAGGAATTCCCATCTGGCTTAAGAGGAGCTCTTTTGCAGTATTATGGAAGGTGGACTTCCAGAGTAGGACCACCTCAGGTGGCGTAGTCTATCACTAGTATCTTCTCATGTCCCTATACTTATGTGTTCAAATGGGACGGTGATTATTGGAAGTGGGATTAGAGGTGCCAGAGCTGGTTTCTGCAAAGCCGTACACTGGTACTGGGGGCATTGCTGGCAGAAGGTCCGGATCTTTGCATCTATTGTGGTCCAGAGGAACCAGTCTTTCAGCTTGTCTGCAGTATTCCAGAGAACGTCGTCAGGCACATCTTAGTTGGATCTTCTGTTCACAGGCTGTCTGCAAAGAGGAAAAGCACAGATTAACCATATGCGTTAAGCCAGCTAAAAGCCCCCATCTCTCTCCGCCACATGTTCTGCTCCTCGTCAGGCTTTTTCCTCTTCTAGTGGAGGGTGAGTGAAGACAGTGGTAATTTCATATATCTATAGGTAGTTCATGTGGGGCCATTTTTGTGCAAAGGTCTTAGATTCAGCATAACTGATAAAAGAACTAAAAccaaaaatacatatttaaaaataggGCTGAAAGGCTGTACATATaataaatgctgtaaagtaTAATAAACTGTCAGAGGTTGTAAGGGATGAATCAGGAGAGTCGGGTTGCTGTGCCCACACAGACCGAGGCTTTATTGAAcataaaacaagaaaacaaactgaaaagGCGTTTAAAGCCTAGAAACTAGCAACTGCAGGAGAAACTAAGGACAACTAGTGAAAGAGCATAATCACGAACGTGCACTCTGAAAATAGTCTTCAATACTCGCCACCGTCTCTGACGAGTATGGCCTTTAAATAGTCTATGGGCAATTGTCAGCAGGTGCGCCGGCGGCGCTCAGGTGATTGGTGTGTGGTGACATCACAGAGTCCTGCAGATCcgtgacataaacacacaatataaaataaaaatgcaattaaataaaatatacaataagATGTAAACTTAGTAAGAATATTGCACATTAAGCAGTTCTGTATAGGCAGATGGTAAGTAGTGTGAGTAAGGAAAAAACTATGGTATAACAAAAATGTGTACATATAAACAGCTTATGAAGCAGCAAGTAAATGTAGCAGCAAGTCTCTATATATGACAGGGAACGTGTGAACTTGCAGATATGAGGTTGACATATTCTTTCCTTTCTGTCCTCTGTAAGACTTGGAAAAGGGGACTACATTTGAGTAGATCTCAGTCTACTCAGTAGATCTCAATCTGTCGCCCCTGTCTGTCTATGTTCTTGGTGAAGGGTTCAATCAGTTTCCACTGTGTTCTGTCTATACTAAGCATTTTGCCATTGTTTGTTTAACCTGGTTCTTGACTCCCCTTCACTGTTTTTGATCTTGTCTGGTCCCTGATATCCTGTTTGTAGATTGGCATGCCATATGACCTTGAAGTTGCATTGCTGTCCCTAAAAAATTAATactagtactagtagtagtagtactactactactactacaattagggcccaagcactagtAGTGTTTTCATTAGGATAATTAGGGCCAAAGCACTAGTAGTGCggggcctcctggtggtccagtagCAGGATCCCGCCATCTCAttgccgcggcccgggttcgattcccgggcagggcgccaCCCCAGCCGCTGAAGAGTTGACTCTCAGttccagtcccaagcctggataaaaatgggagggttgcgacaggaagggcatccggcataaaacctgtgccaaatcaccCAGGTCGATTGACCTGCTACAAAAACAGTGGACCCTGCAAGTGTGCGGGATAAACgctaagggggaaaaaaaaaagcactagtAGTGCGGAgggccctcttgttcttctaaggattattattagggcccaagcactagtAGTGCAGAGGGCCCTATTGTTCTTCTAAGAattgttattcttttttttttcaaacatccGGGCCCTTTTGGGggtcttaacatgctcaaaaactcatgaaaatcagcagacaggttggagtCTGTGGCCATTAGGAGGCCActgtggctcggccctgggcatgacacacacccatcacagcgccccctggaaaatcttgctgcacAGCTGATACACATGTATAACAACTTTCGCATTGCATGTCATtgagtctaatccacaggaggtcagttattttgagttgtttgcaaaacgcacccaatggaattccACTCATATCTTAAAAGTGGAAAGTCCTAaagtttcaaaacattttacatagaaagaatgACTGATTTTAAGTAagtttgcttagtttcatgattttgtgatgctcaaaaGGCTCACAtcaaatttttacatttctcaGTCCATTAACTAGACATGGTTTTaacctgactcctgcagtactaaactatgtccactagatgaagctctttcccctttatttatttttttaactatggcttcatgttcacaatttatatatacagtcagccaaaaaatgtatatacacttaaggaaaagaaaaatagtatgatgtatattatattagattaatattaatatattatcatattattatcataatatcattatacatataaatatataatgcatCGCAAtaaattttgtaataaaatatttatacaaattcttcttttctgggtgactctctctttctctctctctctctctctctctctctctctctctctctgtctcacaaaagtgagtataCCCCTCACATTTCATTAAAGACATTATTGTCTAAATAACTGGCAATGAATCTAGCACGGCCTTAATCCTCCTGGGCATGGAATTCACCAGAGCTGCACATGTTGTTGCTGGGATCCTCTTCCACGCCTCCATAATGATATCATGGAGCTGCTGGATGTTAGACACATGGCGCTTCTCCACCTTCCACAGATCAAAGGTGCTCAATAGGGTTCTTGTGCTCAAGTAGGTCTGGAGACATACTTCCTTCTGGGATGATGGCCATGCAAACCAACttgttgcagtgtgtggtgtatggtatGAGCACTGAAAAGCTGATCCCCCTGCTTCTGCAACTTCTAAAGCAATGCTGGCAGGACTTATGCATCTTTTCAAAGCCAGCTTCTGCACCTGACACACAGCACGAGGACTCGACTTCTTTGATCGACCCTTTCGAGGCCTGTTCCGAGTGGAATCTCATCTTGGAAAACCTCTATATAACCCTGgccactgtactgtaactcaATTTTAGGGTGTTACCAAACTTCTTGTAGCTTAACCTGTCTTTGTGGAGAGTAACAATTCTAATTCTTAAATCCTCTGAGAGTTCTTTAaaatgaggtgccatgttgatcATCCAATGGTCAGTATGAGTGAAATGTACTCAAAGCACCAAATATTAAATGCTCTCATATAAGATACACACATTTGTATGGTCCTATCAAGCTGACAAACACCTGAACATGACGAATAGGACATGTGACTTTGCATGGTTAAATGATGTACAGCTGTTATCAGTTAGGGTGTACTCAATTTTGTTGCCAGCTATTTAGACAATAATGTCTGTATGTTGAGTTATTTTCATAGGACAGTAAATCTATACTGCTATACAAGCTGCATGTTGACTACtctaaaatatatcaaatatataaaatgtaaaagtttcAGTTCTATAGTATTGTCCTTTGAGAAGATATACTAAAATATTTGCTGAAATTAGAGGGGTGtacccaaattgtcacttttgtccttttggtatttcccctttaaatgcatgtacccactgtgcccactgtgtctggtgcgcctgggTGGTGATGGCGCCATTGCTTGGGCCCAATCATTGTTGCTTAcaactgtatttattattattattattattattattattactattatttttggtttgttgagatgcatttaaatacatttttttttaaattattcttattttattttttccacatatattttaatattaataatagggaaaacctttaatttaaaaaataggaATATAGTATACTAATTGTCTcactaatattattaattaagaaAATTGGACAACGCAAGAAGTAATTAGCCTTGAAAATGCAGCCTTtatctttattcatttttcctgATGCAAATTCAATGCTTATAAGAAACCACATAAACCCCTCCCTTTTGTGAAGATGCCACCCACTGTAATTAAAGTCATGGGATTCTGTGTGACATTTTCAGGCCCTTACAGGCCCATTCAGGGTCTATGTTCCagcataaataaaaatgaatgttgTTTGAAGACTTTTCCCAGTTTTACAATGAAGGTATGCATGCATGGTTTTCTTTGATTTGCCTTCAAGGCTTGCTATATTGATTCTGATGACTAAGAGGCTTCTATTGTGAATGGTTTATAGTTTCATAGATCATACAATTTCATAGTGCATATCATATTTGGAAATAATTTTCttatgaatattttaaatacCTGACTAAAAGTTTAATTGTTTTCTTAATCTATGTCTAAATGCCTTTGTATATTGCATACTGTCTTTGTGATtatggagactcattcatgcaAATGCATATGGTACTGGCTTTATATCTCCCCAAAGGCATAGTTTGCAATTTCTGATGATCTAGATATTAGGTATGTATTACACAAAGAGAATGTTACATTTAACATGTAGAATCAAAGTAGAATAATCTTTTTTCAAGCATCCCAGGAATTTACTTCATAAGAAAATTTCTTAAtgaaataagattaaaaaatacatattacTTTAGAACTGTCTGATGAATACATTTAATCTGTAGTGTAGATTATACCTGTAAGCATTTTTCAGTGAGGATTTTATAAACAATGTTACGTGATAAGAAATGAATATGTAATCTTTTAGTGTGACCAAATTGTTTTGCATAGATTGGAGAATATTTTCATGATTGTTAATTGTTTTAAGAGCACAGAGAGTTTGAATAAACATGTCATACTGATTAAAGAAATTATAGAATATTGAAGAAAAATGATTTGCTAATTTTCTTTTCCCCTCACAGGTGTAACTTACACTTTTGTCCGTAAAGGAAGGTAGAAAATAGACAATATGATTTCAGGTAGGTACACCTGTGATGACCAGAAACATAAACAACCGGGCTTTAGTTTGAACAGGCACTTTGAGTCTTATcctattttaataatgaaaaacattAATTTGAAGAAACTGTTTGCTTTGGCCAGACAGAAATTTTGGTGAACTTAgcttttggatttattttaacaataaaaatttGTTAAATGCTTCATGTTTTGTCCTAGATCAGACATGGACTCTTGTTTAtaagcttaactaacattatttAAAACTAATATTCCAATTAGCAGCTAAGAAATGTGGAAACTGAACCATCATAGATGAGAATGGAGAATGGAGTTTGAAAATTTTTGTGATAGCTACGGTATTATAGACAAATGTCATCACTACCTACATCACATAAAAACAGTAAAGCAGAGTGTGCCGTGCAGACTGACAAAGCCTTGTGACAGGTTCACTGACTTGAAAGTGGATATCGCCACAATATTCAGAACTTTTGAACAGCATCCAGCTATCACACTAGGTGTGCAATGAACCCTGAGCTGAGCAGCCAGAACCAGTAGAGGGGGATGCACCATGTCCAGACACTCCTGAACTGCCTCCCTCTGAAGATGTGATTGTCAGATTTCCACAAACATATAGTGTAATTTGTATGAATTACTGCACTTATATATTGGTTATTAAATTTACATGTGGCTGCCCTTATTCAGAAGACTTAAAGGTGGTAGATTTTgcagaaaatacaaaaagatCCAAAAAATCAAGACAAATACAACTAAGCATTTAATTACAATTCAAAGGATGCGAATATAAAGGACCATATTCCTTTGCCTTATTTGTAGAACTGGTCATCATTGTAATCCTTATTGGTGATATAAACACAGGCCCTGGGACTACACTGAACATAAACCATATTGTGATTGGACGATGTTATGAGTACATTACTCTGGTAAACCCTAGTACTAGGTGAGTTCTTTCATATGCACTCTCTTTTATCTGaagtgtgaatatatatatatatatatatatatatatatatataatttgtgtgtgtatgtgcatacaGATATAAATGCGAAGAGATATGGTATGAATTTGAGAAAGCAGTGGTCCAGAGAACACCATGCAGTGTGACAGTGAAAGATTATGACACAATGTTTCATGCTGCACCTCAGACTCTTCCCTGTGACAAAGTAAGAATTTCCATTAGAAATGCCAAATCTTGTGTAGAGAGAATTGTCACAACTGTTTCATAATCTCCTGAAGAGCCTCATTACCTGACCTACTGTCAAACCCATATGACCTTTCACATTTATCTGATTACTAATTCTACTCTTTTCTGTGGTTACTGACGTTTATGAAAATTATGTCTACCATCCTTGGTCCTGCTTCATATTTCAGAGCGTTGCCAAGCATTTTCCAATACATGGATTAGCTAACTCAGTTCCTACTGCATTCAGTCTGAGCCATCACTGGTGTATGGTAACAACATGTCATGTATTATGAACtaaacattaatatactgaattCACTCTGTCCAGTCAATGTATAAATTAAACAAAGGGACAGACAACATAACTGTAAGTTTAGTGGGGCTTTTAGCTTGGTTACAGGAAACACAGCATGAGCCCCATGGTGCATTACACACATAAATTTCACCCATATTCTAAAATGACTGCATTACCCATGTTCAACATCTAAAAGCTGCTGTTGTGGAGCAAGACACGAGAGCTGATGCAGAGCTACCTAGCTGTACAAGGACGTTTTTGGACGTTGGAAGATACACTGGTGGGATTCATGTTCAAGGACCTCATCTGGTGTGGtcaaaaggaaagagaaagaggtatAGTAATAGAATGTGTTTGgatgattaatgattaattaaaaatgtaattgcaACAAATTGCAAACTTCCAACTTATGTATGTTActtctctccctttttttttaacataaccTCTCTTTTTCCAAAGGCTTTGATTTTCAGTCTTGTCCAGAATGGTCAAAGTGTGTGAGTCATCCTGTACACTCACTGTGGAAAGGAGCATCACAAAATGTAAATCTTTTAAAGTAACTTATTAGTCAATTAATCAATTCAATGTGGTTGAAGGATAGTGCCAAAGTGGATAGTTTACATATGTTCactacaaacaacaaaaaaatcccccTGTACAGATCCCTCAATTTTCTCACCAACCTTGGCTAACCATGTTTTAATGCACCTCTCTTTGCGCGCAAcggcattatcatgctggaacaggttttggCTAGGCCTCTTCATTCCTGTGAAGTGAACGTGACTCCCAGTGTCTGCAAACTTTAGGAAATATAAGTATATGTGTATTCTGATTCACTTTAGTCACCCTGTTTGTGTAACTGAATGGctgccttatttattttttacagtttgCTGCAGCAGCCTGTGGAAATATTACAGTGCTTTTAAATGGATCTATTGAAAATGCATTCAACAGGAACAGGTCAGAaatagacagacatacaaagCTGTTAATTTGTTTACACAAATCTAAGTCACACAGTCTTAGTCATTGGCAGTTTTATTGCTGAGATTATGTTACTTATTTTGAAACAAGACTGTATATAGCcagtaatacactatattgccaaaagttttgagacgtctgcctttacatgcacatgaactttaatgacttcccattcttaatccgtagggtttaatatggagttggtccaccctttgcagctgcatctctcctgggaaggctttccacaaggtttaggagtgtgtttaaaggaatttttgaccattcctctagaagtgcatttgtgaggtcacaggTCACtgtggatgagaaggcctggctcacaatccctgctctaattcatcacaaagatgttctatgtggttgaggtcaggtctctgtgcaggccagtcaagttcctccacaccaaactcagtcatccatgtctttatggaccttgctttgagCACTGTTGCGCAGTCATGTCGAAACAGGAAGggaccatccccaaactgttcccacaaagttgggagcatgaaattgtccaaattttcttggtatgctgaagcattaagaattcctttcactggaactaaggggccaagcccaaactCTGAAGAATAACCtaacaccataatcccccctcctccaaactttacacttagcacaatgcagtcagacaagtaccgttctcctggcaaccaccaaccACAGACTCATCCATTGGATTGCCAGACAGAAAAGTGTGATTTGccactccagagaacatgtctccactgctctataGAGTCCAGTGGCGCTGTGCTTTAAACCACTGCATCcaaatgctttgcattgcatgtGGTGATGTAaagcttggatgcagctgctcagccaatgaagacccattccatgaagctctctacacactgttcttgagctaatctaaAGGCCAtacgaagtttggaggtctgtagctattgattCTGCAGAAATTTGGCAACTTTTGCACACTGTGTGCCTCAGCAAGTGCTGGccctgctctgtgattttaagtggcctaccactttgtggctgagttgctgttgctcccaattgcttccactttgttataataccactaacagttaaccgtggaatatttagtagtgagaaaattttcacgaatggacttattgcacaggtggcaacctatcacagTACCTCACTTGAATTCAATGAGCTCCTAAGAACGACCCATTCTTTTGTAAAAGCGGTCTGCATGGCTAGatgtttgattttatacacctgtggctatttaagtgattggaacacctgaatttaatgatttggggGGTATCCCAAaatatttggcaatatagtgtgtattgtataagGGGTTCCTCATAATCAGAcggtaaataaaatgaatgaatgaatgagataAAACAGCAAGGCTAATTTTAACTGAAGAGGTTCTATTACATAAACCATGGTAGCAGTAAAAAATTCACTTCAGTTCTTGCTGTAATAACATTACTTgtttttgtggttttatttCCTCTAGCATGTTCGGGAGTGTAGAGCTGGACAATCTGAACCCCAGGATGGTGTCCCATGTCCACATTATTGTTGTTCCAAACTTAGAAGGCCCTTTTGTGTAAGAGTGAATGATAAAGTAGATTGAATATAAAGCAGTATAATCTATTTTCTTGCCCCATTTTCTTAGATCTCTCCTTGTCTTTGCGAAAAAGTGcacataattttaataaatagtcAAATGAAAGCTCCAACAAGTCGACAAGTTATGTGTAGTAGGCTACATTTGATGACTTTCAGCAGTCCAGTTTTGCTTACTGTATTACTTTAGTTCAAGTTACACGTGATCACATGAGAAGTTCTTGAGAAGCAGGCTGCTCTGAATTAATGGTTTTAATTCTGAATTCCTTAAAATAACCTGAAAACTCAGTTGTGTGTTGAAGTCTGAAATCATATTTCTGGAGTTAACAAACTCTTTATGTTTCTAGAGAGTCCTGTTCCAAGGGATCCATTCTCACACTGGTAGGTGTCCTGCAAACCAGAGGTTTCCACTGGTCCTGCACAGACAGAGGTGAGTATTTATTTTGACAACTAACAATTATATCTATGATTGTTTCTGTGATTAAccaatcataataataatacttatatCTGAAACTTGTACTGCACCAAACCACACAGAGCATATTTTTAACAGAACCTCATATACAACACTAATGATACTTCATTGATTAAGAACCCATGAGTTCCTACCAAACTTGTTCCAAAAGCAACTTGTACCTTTAGATAAAAAGAGACCCTTATCTCTATAGTGCCACCTCCAGCATCAGCAATTTTATTTGATTGAACATACCATATATACAGAATGTGATGTACAGTCCTCTTCTAGTAGTATATTAAAATCCTAAATCCATACTAAATTAATCCTTCATTTAGTGGATTGCTAAATGTAATGTGATAAATTCAATTGACtgtacactcaccatccactttattaggaacacctgtatgcCTGTACATTCACATACCTATATAATTAGGAAATAGTGTGGCAGCTGTACAAAATATAGGCCAATATTAAGCCTCCCAAAGATCCTAGAAAATGTAGTGCAGCAGTTATGCTCATATTTACTATTCATGGCCTCATGGTATCATTCAGGATCTGGCCATGAATtgtcatcatagcacagagacagcactaaTGATTAGGGTTGTGTACACTGTTGCTTGTCTTGCTTGACCATTGGGTAGAAGATATTGGATTTATGGAAACATACCTCTTTTGTCTTACTTGACTGATCATTATTTTGTAGAGGAAAATGGTGACTTCAAAAAGAACATATATAAAGAACCATTGGGCCTAAAAAGAACCTTATTACATAagaaacattattttaatattaataaaattaagttTGGTGTTCTGTTCTTTTTATAAAGAACCATTGGGCCTAAAAACCTTTCATACTAGctaacattaatttaatattattaaaataaagtttggTGTTCCATAAGGTTACTTTAGGCCCAATGGTTCCTTATATATGTCACCTCTGGTTAAAATTATTGTTAAACCTGGTATTAGCCTCCATTATTATGGCGATGACATATCTTTATGTTTGAGCAAAACCAGATGAAAAATGCCAGCTTAGTAAACTGTTTAAGGAATGTTTCAGTACATTAGACACTGGATGCTAACTTCATTCTGCTTAATTCTGCCAAGACAGACGTACCTGCACTAGGACCACAATCAGCTAAAAGTAAGCTGTCTGATTACATAGTAACTCTGGATGGGCTTTCAATTACAATAGGTGCATGAAAATGTGTTTTGACTTACGACTCCTAAACACTCCAAATGCCTCGATAATATTCAGAACTGGTGACTGTACATGCAATGGAAGATGTTAAACTTCACTTTGCACCCCAACTTCACGTCTCTTTACCTCCTCCTTGATAGCTGTGGTGTACGAGGCGGGTGACTCTAGGGCTGGAGGTGAAGACCTCTGCAAACCTGTCTAACAAATCCGTCAAGTCCTTGGTCTGAGGCGGAGTAAGATCTCTTTGTAGCAAGATATGCTCTTTGGGGTCTGGTACAtaggaaacaaaaacagacacagcAGGACCAGGCTCTATTAATTTTTCTGAAGGTTGACATGATATAGTGTCTGCTCACTTACCTATTTGTTGCAGGCGGTAGTTGATGGGTCCCACTCGCTCATCTATGGTGTAGGGGCCTTGCCAGCAGGCCAGGAACTTGCAGGTGGCATCAGGGAGGAGCAGAAGGACGCAATCTCTCACAGCAAACTCTCTAGGTTAAGCTGGGCGATTGTAGAGCCTTTGCTGGACTCGCTGCACCACCTCTAGGCTTTCTCTGACAATAGAATTGTCCCCTGCATCCCATGCCACACCCAACAGAACCTCTCTGGCCGGGTGGTGACCCTGGTCAATCATTCGTACTTGGCCTAAACAATGCTTTAGGCGGTCGTCCTTTTTTTGCTCTTTCCTAAAGGACCCCTCCCAATCCACATGTTGAAACACAATAGACACTGGATTAACTGGTGTGTTTCACCTTCATTCCTGGTTGCGGCTCAGCATCAGGGCCAAAAGCCTCTAAGCTCTATCCAGCATGGCAGTCACCTGGCAACTGTTGCATTTTACCATGGCGATGGGAGCCTTTGGAGTTCTGTGGAGAATACAGCCACTGAGCCAAGGCCTGGTATTTGTTGGGCCCACCAGATGGACCTAGTTCCATAGGCATTGGCTTGTCATTGGCTATAGGCCCTACAGTGGGGCATCCCCTGGGGGCCTTCTCTCTTCACCCGCTGATCCAGACAGCAAAAGTGGTGACTTCAAGTCCCTCCAGAGCGTGGCTCTCATTGCTCTGCCCTGCCAATCTCTAGTGTGGCAAGCACATGCTTGAGTGTCTACACTTTTTCACAAGGGGACTTgtgggaaaggtagagagctggctgatatgatgacgagaaggaaggtggatatactgtgtgtacaggagaccaggtggaagggtatcAAGGCTCATAGAACAGGAGCAGgactcaagctgttttattatggtgtggctagtaagagaaatggggtaggtgtggtcctgaaggaggagtttgtgaggaatgttctggaggtgaagagagtatcagatagggtgatgagtctgaagttagagactgaaggggtgatgttgaatgttgttagtggttatgccccacaggtaggttgtgagttagaggagaaagagagattctgaagtgaattagatgaggtggtagagactattcccacgggtgagagagtggtgataggagcagattttaatggacatgttggtgaggggaacacaggtgatgaggaggtgatgggcaagtttggagttaaggaaaggaaccttgaaggacagatggtagtggactttgctaaaaggatggacatggctgtggctaacacttattttcagaagagggaggatcatagagtgacttacaagagtggaggtaggagcacacatcctatagactacatcctatgtagaagaggcagtctgaaagagattagtgactgtaaagtggtaatgggagagagtgtagccagacagcataggatggtggtgtgtaggatga of Hemibagrus wyckioides isolate EC202008001 linkage group LG23, SWU_Hwy_1.0, whole genome shotgun sequence contains these proteins:
- the LOC131344089 gene encoding ADP-ribosyl cyclase/cyclic ADP-ribose hydrolase 1; the encoded protein is MISELVIIVILIGDINTGPGTTLNINHIVIGRCYEYITLVNPSTRYKCEEIWYEFEKAVVQRTPCSVTVKDYDTMFHAAPQTLPCDKLLLWSKTRELMQSYLAVQGRFWTLEDTLVGFMFKDLIWCGQKERERGFDFQSCPEWSKCVSHPVHSLWKGASQNFAAAACGNITVLLNGSIENAFNRNSMFGSVELDNLNPRMVSHVHIIVVPNLEGPFVESCSKGSILTLVGVLQTRGFHWSCTDRGAPALMHSSP